Proteins encoded together in one Mugil cephalus isolate CIBA_MC_2020 chromosome 16, CIBA_Mcephalus_1.1, whole genome shotgun sequence window:
- the gfra1b gene encoding GDNF family receptor alpha-1b — MILPTCVIILSFLDSVFTLKGDSGSASRPVQLDCVKASEQCLKEYSCSPKYRTMRQCVAGRESNFSAVTGLEAQGECRSAIEAMKQSPLYNCRCRRGMKKEKNCLRIFWSIYQSLQGNDLLEYSPYEPVNSRLSDIFRLAPIIAAEPASTKENNCLNAAKACNLNDTCKKYRSAYINPCTSRVSASEVCNKRKCHKALRQFFDKVPTKYSYGMLFCSCPAGDQAACAERRRQTIVPVCSYEDKDKANCLSLQNSCKTNYICRSRLADFISNCQPEAHSISGCLRENYADCLLSYSGLIGTVMTPNYVRSFGISLSPWCDCSSSGNSKPDCEKFAEFFTNNRCLRNAIQAFGNGTDVGVWQPQPPIQPTAEPSNTRRGKERTSNALDTLTDISDSFYHVCGTLQAQKLVSNQSVDTALCENQQLDQFSGSNAIARSSPAELIRLHLSTLLLALAFAFASTASAHVEGFSSSSSSSSSSSSSSQPL, encoded by the exons ATGATTTTACCAACTTGTGTCATTATATTGTCCTTCCTGG ATTCGGTGTTCACCTTGAAGGGGGACAGTGGCTCAGCCTCACGGCCAGTTCAGCTGGACTGCGTAAAGGCCAGTGAGCAATGTCTGAAGGAGTACTCCTGCAGCCCCAAATACCGGACGATGAGGCagtgtgtggcagggagggagaGCAACTTCAGCGCGGTCACCGGACTCGAGGCGCAGGGCGAGTGCCGCAGCGCCATAGAAGCCATGAAGCAGAGCCCCCTTTACAACTGCAGGTGTAGGAGAGGcatgaagaaagagaagaactgCCTTCGCATCTTTTGGAGCATATATCAGAGTTTACAGG GTAACGATCTGCTGGAATACTCTCCGTATGAACCGGTGAATAGCCGACTGTCGGATATCTTCCGCCTGGCTCCCATTATAGCCG CTGAGCCTGCTTCCACAAAGGAGAACAACTGTCTGAACGCCGCCAAGGCCTGCAACCTGAATGACACCTGTAAGAAATATCGCTCGGCTTACATCAACCCCTGCACTAGCAGGGTGTCCGCTTCCGAGGTCTGCAACAAGCGCAAGTGCCACAAGGCTCTGAGACAGTTCTTTGACAAG GTTCCCACTAAATACAGCTATGGGATGCTGTTCTGCTCGTGTCCAGCGGGGGATCAGGCGGCATGTGCAGAACGCAGGCGACAAACCATCGTGCCCGTCTGCTCCTACGAGGACAAGGACAAAGCCaactgtctgtctctgcagaaCTCATGCAAGACTAATTACATCTGCAG GTCAAGGCTGGCAGACTTCATCAGTAACTGTCAGCCAGAAGCTCACTCCATATCTGGCTGTCTCAGAGAGAACTACGCCGACTGTCTGCTGTCTTACTCTGGTCTTATTG GTACGGTGATGACACCCAATTACGTGCGATCTTTTGGCATCAGCCTGTCGCCCTGGTgcgactgcagcagcagcgggaaCAGCAAACCGGACTGTGAGAAATTCGCAGAGTTTTTCACCAACAATCGATGCCTGC GTAACGCCATCCAAGCGTTCGGGAATGGCACCGACGTCGGCGTCTGGCAACCGCAGCCCCCGATTCAGCCCACGGCCGAGCCCAGCAACACCCGAAGGGGCAAAGAGCGAACCAGCAACGCTCTGGACACGCTGACGGACATCAGCGACTCCTTTTATCACGTCTGCGGGACTTTACAG GCACAAAAACTGGTGTCAAATCAAAGTGTGGACACGGCTCTGTGTGAG AACCAACAGCTGGACCAGTTCAGTGGCTCCAACGCTATTGCGCGAAGCTCTCCGGCCGAGCTCATCCGCTTACACCTTTCGACCCTGCTCCTCGCGCTCGCCTTCGCTTTCGCATCGACGGCATCGGCACACGTGGAaggcttctcctcctcctcctcctcctcctcctcctcctcctcctcctcccagccgCTGTAG